From one Lycium barbarum isolate Lr01 chromosome 6, ASM1917538v2, whole genome shotgun sequence genomic stretch:
- the LOC132600315 gene encoding rust resistance kinase Lr10-like, with translation MKNFSLSQVIKTTVAAKVSYSTITPHSIIIQGYSCLVAVHLFNGFCKAIMAAKLQTGLEPLLDFFNGSSTPASISKSKSSKAINMACFLTWFDNDAFVIGAKLPSLSFDKKDSLWLSHLLYAFFLVQTKGNSNSTCPKSFSCGNNTDIRFPFTLSTQPECGIMPMSGCDAKPFPRIQLLPGGDWYYALGEEYSSTVQLGDPKLQTILRENKCQAFNKNISLPNSPSISFILLIVNIHNFFKCNSASSSTPNNTQKNDHFAGYKMYNGCKGFSIYYKLPGDDDKGNQAGNLPAGCSLIQLPIDSISDGGDVFKMLSTSFVVEWKLSEDCFQCHYSGGQCKTDKTNKFRCTNPNNPHAQDAKTTRRKFRLILGAGTCLFTVGLSILLFYFREKILGYKYLKFWESNAEDHKNIEAFFKNYGSYGPKRYSYSEVKRITSNFKNKLGQGGYGYVYKGTLHNGSHVAVKVLNRLKGNGEEFINEVASISRTSHVNVVSLVGLCFEGRKRALVYEFMPNGSLEKFIYMERSDRVRQLDWPILYKIALGIARGLEYLHRGCTTRILHFDIKPHNILLDEDFCPKISDFGLAKLCVKKESIVSMLGARGTIGYIAPEIVCRNLGGVSHKSDVYSYGMMVLEMVGGRKNVDVGVERTSEIYFPHWLYRRIELDEELQLIGIMNEEEKECARKMVMVSLWCIQTDPSNRPSMSKVVEMLEGNQNSMQIPPKPYLYFSSGSEVDSSVVELA, from the exons ATGAAGAATTTTTCTCTTTCCCAAGTTATCAAAACTACAGTGGCTGCCAAAGTTTCATATTCTACTATAACACCTCACTCAATTATTATCCAGGGTTACAGTTGTCTAGTAGCTGTTCACTTATTCAATGGTTTTTGTAAAGCTATAATGGCGGCAAAGCTTCAAACTGGACTAGAACCATTACTTGATTTCTTCAATGGTTCAAGTACGCCAGCATCAATTTCTAAATCAAAATCAAGTAAAGCCATCAATATGGCTTG TTTCCTCACATGGTTTGACAATGATGCCTTTGTTATTGGTGCAAAACTTCCAAGTCTTTCTTTTGACAAGAAG GACTCATTATGGCTTTCACATCTTTTGTATGCCTTTTTCTTAGTTCAGACGAAGGGCAATAGTAATTCAACTTGTCCAAAGTCCTTTTCATGTGGGAATAATACTGACATACGCTTTCCTTTCACTCTTTCCACACAACCTGAATGTGGAATAATGCCCATGTCCGGTTGTGATGCTAAACCATTTCCAAGAATCCAACTGCTTCCTGGAGGAGATTGGTACTATGCTTTAGGCGAGGAGTATAGTTCTACAGTTCAGCTCGGGGACCCCAAGCTTCAAACTATATTGAGGGAAAATAAGTGCCAGGCTTTTAACAAAAATATCTCCCTTCCAAACTCTCCTTCTATTTCTTTCATACTCCTCATAGTGAATATTCACAACTTCTTTAAATGCAACAGCGCTAGCAGTAGCACCCCAAACAATACCCAGAAGAATGATCATTTTGCTGGTTATAAAATGTATAATGGTTGTAAAGGCTTTAGCATATACTACAAGCTTCCCGGGGATGACGATAAAGGCAATCAAGCGGGCAATCTTCCTGCCGGCTGTTCACTTATCCAATTGCCAATTGACTCAATATCAGATGGTGGTGATGTGTTCAAAATGTTAAGTACCTCTTTTGTAGTAGAATGGAAACTGTCTGAGGACTGTTTCCAATGTCACTATAGCGGAGGTCAATGCAAGACTGATAAAACCAACAAATTTCGGTGTACAAACCCAAATAATCCACATGCTCAAG ATGCAAAAACAACCAGAAGAAAGTTCAGACTGATTCTGGGAGCAG GTACATGTTTGTTTACTGTTGGACTATCGATTCTACTCTTCTACTTCAGAGAAAAAATATTGGGGTACAAGTACCTCAAGTTTTGGGAATCTAATGCTGAGGATCACAAAAATATTGAAGCATTTTTTAAGAACTATGGATCATATGGTCCAAAAAGATACAGCTATTCAGAAGTCAAAAGAATCACCAGTAACTTCAAAAACAAACTAGGTCAAGGAGGATATGGTTATGTGTACAAAGGAACTCTACATAATGGAAGTCATGTGGCTGTAAAGGTCCTAAATCGACTAAAAGGCAATGGTGAAGAGTTCATTAACGAGGTGGCAAGTATTAGCAGGACATCACATGTTAACGTCGTGAGCCTTGTGGGATTGTGCTTTGAGGGACGCAAAAGAGCTCTCGTGTATGAATTCATGCCTAATGGATCTCTTGAAAAGTTTATCTATATGGAAAGATCAGACAGAGTTCGCCAGTTGGATTGGCCAATATTGTACAAAATTGCACTAGGCATTGCTCGAGGATTGGAGTACTTGCATCGTGGTTGTACCACTCGGATTTTGCATTTCGATATAAAGCCTCATAATATACTGCTTGATGAAGATTTTTGTCCTAAGATCTCCGACTTTGGTCTTGCCAAGCTGTGCGTGAAAAAGGAGAGCATTGTGTCAATGTTAGGTGCACGAGGGACTATTGGTTATATTGCTCCAGAAATTGTTTGCAGAAACTTGGGAGGTGTCTCTCACAAGTCTGACGTCTATAGCTACGGAATGATGGTTCTAGAAATGGTTGGAGGAAGAAAAAATGTTGATGTCGGAGTTGAACGCACAAGTGAAATCTATTTTCCACATTGGCTCTATCGACGAATTGAGCTAGATGAAGAGCTTCAATTAATCGGGATAATGAATGAAGAGGAGAAAGAATGTGCAAGAAAGATGGTGATGGTGAGCTTATGGTGCATACAGACTGATCCCTCAAATCGACCATCCATGAGCAAGGTTGTGGAAATGTTAGAAGGAAACCAAAACTCTATGCAAATTCCTCCCAAGCCTTACCTATATTTTTCCTCAGGATCAGAGGTAGATTCATCAGTAGTAGAACTAGCCTAG